The proteins below are encoded in one region of Micromonospora sp. DSM 45708:
- a CDS encoding LacI family DNA-binding transcriptional regulator — protein MTDVARLAGVSHQTVSRVLNGHPNVREQTRLRVQAAITELGYRPNRAARALVTGRSQVIGVVAQNTTLYGPASLLAALEQTAAEAGFAVSVGSVSDLDHRSISAAVERHLAHRVAGIVVIAPVESAGEALERLPHDVPLVTVDGDPRRPIPLVTVDQVAGARAATQHLLDAGHRTVWHVSGPSDWFDSAGRIEGWREALRLAGAEVPPLVPADWSAAAGYRCGQMLARMPEVTAVFTANDHLALGVLRALHEHGRRVPDDISVVGFDDVPEAAYFIPPLTTVRPDFGAVARASLDLLLTQIESASVGPLRQTIAPTLVPRRSVGPPPLR, from the coding sequence ATGACGGACGTGGCACGCCTCGCCGGCGTCTCGCACCAGACGGTCTCCCGGGTGCTGAACGGGCATCCCAATGTGCGGGAGCAGACCCGACTACGGGTCCAGGCGGCGATCACCGAACTCGGCTACCGACCCAACCGCGCGGCCCGCGCGTTGGTCACCGGCCGGTCCCAGGTGATCGGCGTGGTCGCGCAGAACACCACGCTCTACGGCCCGGCCTCGCTGCTGGCCGCGCTGGAGCAGACCGCCGCCGAGGCCGGCTTCGCGGTCAGCGTCGGCAGCGTCAGCGACCTCGACCACCGGTCCATCTCGGCCGCGGTGGAGCGTCACCTCGCGCACCGGGTGGCCGGCATCGTGGTGATAGCGCCGGTCGAGTCGGCCGGTGAAGCGCTGGAACGGTTGCCCCACGACGTGCCGCTGGTGACCGTCGACGGCGACCCGCGCCGGCCGATCCCACTGGTGACGGTCGACCAGGTGGCCGGTGCCCGGGCCGCCACCCAGCATCTGCTCGACGCCGGGCACCGCACGGTCTGGCACGTGTCCGGCCCGTCGGACTGGTTCGACAGCGCCGGCCGGATCGAGGGCTGGCGCGAGGCGTTGCGGCTCGCCGGCGCCGAGGTGCCGCCGCTGGTCCCGGCGGACTGGTCCGCCGCGGCGGGCTACCGGTGCGGTCAGATGCTGGCCCGGATGCCGGAGGTCACCGCCGTCTTCACCGCCAACGACCACCTGGCGCTCGGCGTGCTGCGCGCGTTGCACGAGCACGGTCGACGGGTGCCGGACGACATCAGCGTGGTCGGCTTCGACGACGTGCCCGAGGCGGCCTACTTCATCCCGCCGCTGACCACCGTGCGACCCGACTTCGGGGCGGTGGCCCGGGCGAGCCTCGATCTGCTGCTGACCCAGATCGAGTCCGCCAGCGTCGGGCCGCTGCGGCAGACCATCGCGCCGACGCTGGTCCCGCGCCGCAGCGTCGGCCCACCCCCGCTGCGCTGA
- a CDS encoding beta-L-arabinofuranosidase domain-containing protein: protein MPAPLMNRRMLLRATGATAVAAGAGAAVGSLTGGGTAGAALAPARPDIGVSAYAFDPGQVRLTTSRWLDNQNRTLSYLRFVDVNRLLYNFRANHRLSTAGAAANGGWDAPTFPFRTHMQGHFLTAWAQAWAVTGDTTCRDKAVTMVAELAKCQANNGAAGFNTGYLSGFAESDFTALEARTLSNGNVPYYCIHKTLAGLLDVWRLIGSTQARDVLLALAGWVDWRTGRLTSAQMQAMLGTEFGGMNAVLTDLYQQTGDARWLTAAQRFDHAAGFNPLASNSDQLNGLHANTQVPKWIGAAREYKATGTTRYRDIATNAWNITVGAHTYAIGGNSQAEHFRAPNAIAGYLRNDTCEACNTYNMLKLTRELWQLDPDRVAYVDFYERALLNHMIGQQNPADSHGHVTYFTPLNPGGRRGVGPAWGGGTWSTDYNSFWCCQGTGLETNTNLADGIYYHNGTTLTVNLFLPSVLTWSQRGITVTQSTSYPVSDTTTLTVTGSVAGSWTMRIRIPSWTTGATVSVNGTAQGIATTPGSYAVLTRDWAAGDVVTVRLPMRVTTVAANDDAAVQAVTYGPVVLSGNYGNTTLSALPTLDVASVTRTGSGSLAFTATANGAAVNLGPFYDAHGFNYTVYWRAGPGSGGGGEASFRLANAASGLVLGIQNMSTADGGLALQWGDTGTADHDWQLLVDGSALKLRNVNSGKVLGVENMSTADNARILQWADNGTADHLWTVVDVGDGTHKLRNVNSGKLLGISGGSTAQGATAVQDPDNGSADNQWRFLPNGARRLQNLGSGLVLGVQDMSTADGGLVIQWGDSGTADHLWTALVDTGGYLRLRNSNSGKVLGVEGGSTAAGARIVQWADNGAADHRWRLRHGGNGYFRVQCANGGRVLGLNGGSGSQGAQAVLGDDTGAAHQRWRFV from the coding sequence ATGCCCGCTCCCCTCATGAACCGCCGGATGCTCCTGCGCGCGACCGGCGCGACCGCCGTCGCGGCCGGCGCCGGCGCCGCCGTCGGCTCCCTCACCGGCGGCGGCACGGCCGGCGCCGCCCTGGCCCCGGCCCGCCCGGACATCGGCGTCTCCGCGTACGCGTTCGACCCCGGCCAGGTACGGCTGACCACGAGCCGCTGGTTGGACAACCAGAACCGCACGCTGTCCTACCTGCGTTTCGTCGACGTCAACCGGCTGCTCTACAACTTCCGCGCCAACCACCGGCTCTCCACCGCCGGGGCCGCCGCCAACGGCGGCTGGGACGCGCCGACGTTCCCGTTCCGCACCCACATGCAGGGCCACTTCCTGACCGCCTGGGCGCAGGCCTGGGCGGTGACCGGCGACACCACCTGCCGGGACAAGGCGGTCACCATGGTCGCCGAGCTGGCGAAGTGCCAGGCCAACAACGGCGCGGCCGGCTTCAACACCGGCTACCTGTCCGGCTTCGCAGAGTCCGACTTCACCGCGCTGGAGGCACGGACGCTGAGCAACGGCAACGTGCCCTACTACTGCATCCACAAGACACTGGCCGGCCTGCTCGACGTGTGGCGCCTGATCGGCAGCACGCAGGCCCGCGACGTGCTGCTGGCGCTCGCCGGCTGGGTCGACTGGCGCACCGGCCGGCTCACCTCGGCCCAGATGCAGGCCATGCTCGGCACCGAGTTCGGCGGCATGAACGCGGTGCTCACCGACCTCTACCAGCAGACCGGCGACGCCCGGTGGTTGACCGCGGCGCAACGCTTCGACCACGCCGCCGGGTTCAACCCGCTCGCGTCGAACTCCGACCAGCTCAACGGGCTGCACGCGAACACCCAGGTGCCCAAGTGGATCGGGGCGGCCCGGGAGTACAAGGCCACCGGCACCACCCGCTACCGCGACATCGCCACCAACGCCTGGAACATCACCGTCGGCGCGCACACGTACGCCATCGGCGGCAACAGCCAGGCCGAGCACTTCCGCGCGCCCAACGCCATCGCCGGTTACCTGCGTAACGACACCTGCGAGGCGTGCAACACCTACAACATGCTCAAGCTGACCCGGGAGCTGTGGCAGCTCGACCCCGACCGGGTCGCGTACGTCGACTTCTACGAGCGGGCGCTGCTCAACCACATGATCGGCCAGCAGAACCCGGCCGACAGCCACGGCCACGTCACGTACTTCACCCCGCTGAACCCGGGCGGTCGACGCGGTGTCGGCCCGGCCTGGGGCGGCGGCACCTGGAGCACCGACTACAACTCCTTCTGGTGCTGCCAGGGCACCGGGCTGGAGACCAACACCAACCTGGCCGACGGCATCTACTACCACAACGGCACCACGCTGACCGTCAACCTGTTCCTGCCCTCGGTGCTCACCTGGAGCCAGCGCGGCATCACGGTCACCCAGAGCACCTCGTACCCGGTCTCCGACACCACGACGCTCACGGTCACCGGCTCGGTGGCCGGGTCGTGGACGATGCGGATCCGGATCCCGTCGTGGACCACCGGGGCGACCGTCAGTGTCAACGGCACGGCGCAGGGCATCGCCACCACGCCGGGCAGCTACGCTGTCCTGACCCGCGACTGGGCCGCCGGGGACGTGGTCACGGTCCGCCTGCCGATGCGGGTGACCACGGTCGCCGCCAACGACGACGCGGCGGTCCAGGCGGTCACGTACGGCCCGGTGGTGCTCTCCGGCAACTACGGCAACACCACGTTGAGCGCGCTGCCGACGCTGGACGTCGCCTCGGTCACCCGGACCGGCAGCGGATCCCTGGCGTTCACCGCCACGGCGAACGGCGCCGCCGTCAACCTCGGGCCCTTCTACGACGCGCACGGGTTCAACTACACGGTCTACTGGCGGGCCGGTCCGGGCAGCGGCGGTGGCGGCGAGGCGAGCTTCCGACTGGCCAACGCCGCCAGCGGGCTCGTGCTGGGCATCCAGAACATGTCCACCGCCGACGGCGGGCTCGCCCTCCAGTGGGGCGACACCGGCACCGCCGACCACGACTGGCAGCTCCTGGTCGACGGGTCGGCGCTGAAGCTACGCAACGTCAACAGCGGCAAGGTGCTCGGCGTGGAGAACATGTCCACCGCCGACAACGCGCGGATCCTCCAGTGGGCCGACAACGGCACCGCCGACCATCTCTGGACGGTCGTCGACGTCGGCGACGGCACCCACAAGCTGCGCAACGTCAACAGCGGCAAGCTGCTCGGCATCTCCGGCGGCTCGACCGCGCAGGGCGCGACGGCGGTGCAGGACCCGGACAACGGCAGCGCGGACAACCAGTGGCGTTTCCTGCCCAACGGCGCCCGCCGGCTCCAGAACCTCGGCAGCGGGCTCGTGCTCGGCGTGCAGGACATGTCCACCGCCGACGGCGGGCTGGTCATCCAGTGGGGCGACTCCGGCACCGCCGACCACCTCTGGACCGCGCTCGTGGACACCGGCGGCTACCTGCGGCTGCGCAACTCGAACAGCGGCAAGGTGCTCGGCGTCGAGGGCGGCTCCACCGCCGCCGGCGCGCGGATCGTCCAGTGGGCCGACAACGGCGCCGCCGACCACCGCTGGCGGCTGCGTCACGGCGGGAACGGCTACTTCCGCGTCCAGTGCGCGAACGGAGGCCGGGTGCTCGGCCTGAACGGCGGCTCCGGCAGCCAGGGAGCGCAGGCCGTGCTCGGCGACGACACCGGCGCCGCGCACCAGCGCTGGCGCTTCGTCTGA
- a CDS encoding arabinofuranosidase catalytic domain-containing protein — protein sequence MDPTPTTRRHRLAVALAPLALLVAVTASVVGSAAPPARAAGTGPCDIYAAGGTPCVAAHSTTRALYGAYAGPLYQVRRASDNTTRDIAPIAAGDVANAATQDAFCANTSCLISVIYDQSGRGNHLTQAPPGGFSGPAAGGYDNLADATLAPVTLNGRKAYGVFVAPGTGYRDNTTNGIATGDQPEGMYAIFDGTHYNGGCCFDYGNAETNSRDNGNGTMEAIYFGNIKVWGYGTGNGPWVMADLENGLFSGVNPGYNANDPSVSHRFLTAIVKGEPNHWAIRAGNAQSGGLSTYYDGKRPNASGYNPMKKEGAIILGIGGDNSHGSAGTFYEGVMTSGYPTDATENAVQANITAAGYAATTGGSRQNVEIVGSQSGRCVDVPNGSTTNGTQVQLWDCWGGTMQRWTYTAARQLQVYGNKCLDAEASGTTAGTRAIIWDCNGQANQQWNLNSNGTISSAQSGLCLDATSQGTANGTKVALWTCNGGANQQWNLRN from the coding sequence ATGGACCCCACCCCCACCACCCGCCGTCACCGCCTGGCGGTCGCGCTCGCACCCCTGGCCCTGCTGGTCGCCGTGACCGCGTCCGTGGTCGGCTCCGCCGCGCCCCCCGCGCGGGCCGCCGGCACCGGCCCCTGCGACATCTACGCCGCCGGCGGCACGCCCTGCGTGGCCGCGCACAGCACCACCCGCGCGCTCTACGGCGCCTACGCCGGGCCGCTCTACCAGGTGCGTCGCGCGTCCGACAACACCACCCGCGACATCGCCCCGATCGCCGCCGGCGACGTCGCGAACGCCGCCACCCAGGACGCGTTCTGCGCCAACACGAGCTGCCTGATCAGCGTCATCTACGACCAGTCCGGCCGCGGCAACCACCTGACCCAGGCCCCGCCCGGTGGGTTCTCCGGCCCGGCGGCCGGCGGCTACGACAACCTCGCCGACGCCACCCTCGCCCCGGTCACGCTGAACGGCCGCAAGGCGTACGGCGTGTTCGTGGCGCCCGGCACCGGCTACCGCGACAACACCACGAACGGCATCGCCACGGGCGACCAGCCCGAGGGCATGTACGCCATCTTCGACGGCACCCACTACAACGGCGGCTGCTGCTTCGACTACGGCAACGCCGAGACCAACAGCCGCGACAACGGCAACGGCACCATGGAGGCCATCTACTTCGGCAACATCAAGGTCTGGGGCTACGGCACCGGCAACGGTCCCTGGGTGATGGCCGACCTGGAGAACGGGCTGTTCTCCGGCGTCAACCCCGGCTACAACGCCAACGACCCGTCGGTGAGCCACCGGTTCCTGACCGCGATCGTCAAGGGCGAGCCGAACCACTGGGCCATCCGGGCCGGCAACGCCCAGTCCGGCGGGCTGTCCACGTACTACGACGGCAAGCGGCCGAACGCCTCCGGGTACAACCCGATGAAGAAGGAAGGCGCGATCATCCTCGGCATCGGCGGCGACAACAGCCACGGCTCCGCCGGCACGTTCTACGAGGGCGTGATGACCTCCGGCTACCCGACCGACGCCACCGAGAACGCCGTCCAGGCCAACATCACCGCCGCCGGCTACGCGGCGACCACCGGCGGCAGCCGGCAGAACGTCGAGATCGTCGGCAGCCAGTCGGGCCGCTGCGTCGACGTGCCCAACGGCAGCACCACCAACGGCACCCAGGTGCAGCTCTGGGACTGCTGGGGCGGCACCATGCAGCGCTGGACCTACACCGCCGCCCGGCAACTCCAGGTGTACGGCAACAAGTGCCTCGACGCCGAGGCGTCCGGGACCACCGCCGGCACCCGGGCCATCATCTGGGACTGCAACGGCCAGGCCAACCAGCAGTGGAACCTCAACAGCAACGGCACCATCAGCAGCGCCCAGTCCGGGCTCTGCCTCGACGCCACCAGCCAGGGCACCGCGAACGGCACCAAGGTCGCGCTCTGGACCTGCAACGGCGGCGCCAACCAGCAGTGGAACCTGCGCAACTGA
- a CDS encoding cyanophycinase — MPLNRLLTLGVGACAAVALSVPVAAVPASATASHPHRDGGSLVLVGGALADDNREIYDDIVRLAGGPGRARIGILTAGAPVPAEDPDAGTPECNNSVCNGDYYAELFRSYGVADARWIPIDLDHPGAADDPAVVRQVESMTGFFLGGGDQYRYVTTMTRGAAQRDSAALAAIRRKLRGGAVVAGTSAGAQIMAGRDMITGGSTEPGLRDGAKPGYFDDPDVLGYLPRGGFGFFTAGLVDTHFSRRGREARSIRLASDTGHKRVFGLDENTALEVTGVGGRRQSLRVLGQRGVGVLDLRRARVTDHGGVWGIEGVRWSRLTAGDAYDAPRWRLVPAAGKPRVRPVAGPCTATPSEDVFYDYAMVGLVEDGLAARTGCVTVSGTSYEKDPVWAARLTRGAGFAAYRGATATTFTDVVVGIRPV, encoded by the coding sequence ATGCCCTTGAACCGCCTGCTGACCCTGGGGGTCGGCGCCTGTGCGGCGGTCGCGCTCAGCGTGCCGGTGGCCGCGGTCCCGGCCTCGGCCACCGCGTCCCACCCCCACCGCGACGGCGGCAGCCTGGTGCTGGTCGGTGGCGCGCTCGCCGACGACAACCGGGAGATCTACGACGACATCGTCCGGCTGGCCGGTGGTCCCGGCAGGGCCCGGATCGGCATCCTCACCGCGGGCGCGCCGGTGCCCGCCGAGGATCCCGACGCCGGCACGCCGGAGTGCAACAACAGTGTCTGCAACGGCGACTACTACGCCGAGCTGTTCCGCTCCTACGGGGTGGCCGACGCCCGGTGGATCCCGATCGACCTGGACCACCCGGGCGCGGCCGACGATCCGGCGGTGGTCCGGCAGGTCGAGTCGATGACCGGCTTCTTCCTCGGCGGCGGCGACCAGTACCGCTACGTCACCACGATGACCCGGGGGGCGGCGCAGCGGGACAGCGCGGCGCTGGCCGCGATCCGGCGCAAGCTGCGGGGCGGCGCGGTGGTCGCCGGCACCAGCGCGGGCGCGCAGATCATGGCCGGCCGCGACATGATCACCGGCGGCTCCACCGAGCCGGGGCTGCGCGACGGCGCGAAGCCGGGCTACTTCGACGACCCGGACGTGCTCGGCTACCTGCCGCGCGGCGGGTTCGGGTTCTTCACCGCCGGGCTGGTCGACACGCACTTCTCCCGCCGGGGGCGGGAGGCACGGTCGATCCGCCTCGCCTCGGACACCGGGCACAAGCGGGTGTTCGGTCTGGACGAGAACACCGCGCTGGAGGTGACCGGCGTCGGCGGCCGGCGGCAGTCGCTGCGGGTGCTCGGGCAGCGTGGCGTCGGCGTGCTGGACCTGCGCCGGGCCCGGGTCACCGACCACGGCGGGGTGTGGGGGATCGAGGGTGTGCGGTGGAGCCGGCTCACCGCCGGGGACGCGTACGACGCGCCGCGCTGGCGGCTCGTGCCGGCCGCCGGCAAGCCGCGCGTCCGGCCGGTGGCCGGACCGTGCACCGCGACGCCGTCCGAGGACGTCTTCTACGACTACGCCATGGTCGGGCTGGTCGAGGACGGGCTGGCCGCCCGCACCGGGTGCGTGACGGTCAGCGGCACGTCGTACGAGAAGGACCCGGTGTGGGCGGCGCGGCTGACCCGGGGCGCCGGTTTCGCGGCGTACCGGGGGGCGACGGCGACCACGTTCACCGACGTGGTGGTCGGCATCCGACCGGTCTGA
- a CDS encoding MurR/RpiR family transcriptional regulator, whose protein sequence is MPNSDAVDEPHVVGVAALIRGRLGECSPAERRVARALLAAYPSAGLGTVAALAERAEVSAPTVLRLLSRLGFGGYPEFQRALRDELAERETSPLTAYRAAEHGGTPPAGALPRAAATLPEAVAGTLADLPQGELDAAVRLLADQQFRVTAAGGRFSALVAHYLVLHLMQVRGNSRLLPPGPVERADLLVDVGKRDLVVLFDFRRYEESTLALAREVTARGARVVLFTDRWLSPVAGLAEVVLPARVESPSPYDSFVPTLALVETLVAALIDRLGPVAGARLKAMEGAQQAFGDH, encoded by the coding sequence GTGCCGAACTCCGATGCTGTCGACGAACCGCACGTGGTGGGCGTCGCGGCGCTGATCCGCGGGCGGCTCGGCGAGTGCAGCCCGGCCGAGCGCCGGGTCGCCCGCGCCCTGCTCGCCGCCTACCCGTCCGCCGGCCTGGGCACGGTGGCGGCGCTTGCCGAACGCGCCGAGGTGAGCGCACCGACCGTGCTGCGGCTGCTGTCCCGGCTCGGTTTCGGCGGGTACCCGGAGTTCCAGCGCGCGCTGCGCGACGAGCTGGCGGAGCGGGAGACGTCGCCGCTGACCGCCTACCGGGCCGCCGAGCACGGCGGGACGCCACCGGCGGGCGCGTTGCCCCGGGCCGCGGCGACGCTGCCGGAGGCGGTGGCCGGCACGCTGGCCGACCTGCCCCAGGGCGAGTTGGACGCCGCCGTGCGCCTCCTGGCCGACCAGCAGTTCCGGGTCACCGCGGCCGGTGGTCGGTTCTCCGCGCTGGTGGCCCACTATCTGGTGCTGCACCTGATGCAGGTGCGGGGCAACAGCCGGCTGCTGCCCCCCGGGCCGGTGGAGCGCGCGGACCTGCTGGTCGACGTCGGCAAGCGGGATCTCGTCGTGCTCTTCGACTTCCGCCGGTACGAGGAGTCGACGCTGGCGCTGGCCCGGGAGGTGACCGCCCGGGGCGCGCGGGTGGTGCTGTTCACCGACCGGTGGCTGTCGCCGGTGGCCGGGCTGGCCGAGGTGGTGCTGCCCGCGCGGGTCGAGTCGCCGTCGCCGTACGACAGCTTCGTGCCCACGCTGGCGTTGGTGGAGACGCTGGTCGCGGCGCTGATCGACAGGCTCGGCCCGGTGGCCGGCGCGCGGCTCAAGGCGATGGAGGGGGCGCAGCAGGCGTTCGGCGACCACTGA
- a CDS encoding transporter substrate-binding domain-containing protein, giving the protein MRIRSLALVGATTVLLAATAACGSAATGDATDEITPVSVTIDGVGPVETDKAVAAKVPSDVRGRGTVTVATNAPYQPFIDFKVEGRTDQFVGLDHDLFQAASARLGLKATFTQQPFDGLVPGLQAAKYDAIAGGITDKKERQQVATFVDYSASGTGFLVAAGNPLGVRTVADLCGRTVAVQKASNQAKNLATYAKESCAGRPLEVKEYPENPQAVQALIAGNVQVVAATRVNLVETAGSLAGKAELVDDPSSPNGWLASPNGFGFLKANKELAEAYRAAVQSLIDDGTYGKILARWKQTPIAIDKATVDQAID; this is encoded by the coding sequence ATGCGTATCCGATCCCTCGCCCTGGTCGGCGCGACCACGGTGTTGCTCGCCGCCACCGCCGCCTGCGGCTCCGCCGCGACCGGTGACGCCACCGACGAGATCACGCCCGTCTCGGTCACCATCGACGGTGTCGGCCCGGTCGAGACCGACAAGGCCGTCGCCGCCAAGGTCCCGTCCGACGTGCGCGGTCGCGGCACCGTCACGGTCGCCACCAACGCCCCCTACCAGCCGTTCATCGACTTCAAGGTGGAAGGCCGCACCGACCAGTTCGTCGGCCTCGACCACGACCTGTTCCAGGCCGCCTCGGCCCGGCTCGGCCTCAAGGCCACCTTCACCCAGCAGCCGTTCGACGGCCTGGTGCCCGGTCTCCAGGCCGCCAAGTACGACGCCATCGCCGGAGGCATCACCGACAAGAAGGAACGCCAGCAGGTCGCCACGTTCGTCGACTACTCCGCCTCCGGCACCGGGTTCCTGGTCGCCGCCGGCAACCCGCTCGGCGTGCGGACCGTGGCCGACCTCTGCGGACGCACCGTCGCCGTGCAGAAGGCCAGCAACCAGGCGAAGAACCTGGCCACGTACGCCAAGGAGAGCTGCGCCGGCCGGCCGCTGGAGGTCAAGGAGTACCCGGAGAACCCGCAGGCCGTGCAGGCGCTGATCGCCGGCAACGTGCAGGTGGTCGCCGCCACCCGGGTCAACCTGGTGGAGACCGCCGGCTCGCTCGCCGGCAAGGCCGAGCTGGTCGACGACCCGTCCTCGCCCAACGGCTGGCTGGCCAGCCCGAACGGCTTCGGGTTCCTCAAGGCGAACAAGGAACTGGCCGAGGCGTACCGGGCCGCCGTGCAGTCGCTGATCGACGACGGCACCTACGGCAAGATCCTGGCCCGCTGGAAGCAGACCCCGATCGCGATCGACAAGGCCACCGTCGACCAGGCCATCGACTGA
- a CDS encoding amino acid ABC transporter permease, with protein MTTTEPPTVRVVPVRHYGRWLTALVVAGLAALFLRALLTSPNLEPGTVAHYLFQDYVLDGVVTTLWLTLLAMLLGTAGGVLLAVLRLSDNPVLRGVSWTFIWVFRGTPLLVQIIFFGFLGALFPRITLTVPFTGTVLFDRPTSVVVTGTVAAVLALSLNEMAYAAEVIRGGILAVDDGQTEAAAALGMGPTLTLRRVVLPQAMRVIIPPMGNETITMLKSTALVSIIAGRDLMTAVQSVYQNNYKVIPLLLVAAIWYLALVSLLSAGQWLVERRFGRGFARGGVR; from the coding sequence ATGACCACCACCGAACCCCCGACGGTACGGGTCGTCCCCGTCCGCCACTACGGCCGCTGGCTGACCGCGCTGGTCGTGGCCGGGCTGGCCGCGCTGTTCCTGCGGGCGCTGCTGACCAGCCCCAACCTCGAACCCGGCACCGTGGCCCACTACCTGTTCCAGGACTACGTGCTCGACGGCGTGGTCACCACGCTCTGGCTCACGCTGCTCGCCATGCTGCTCGGCACCGCCGGCGGCGTCCTGCTCGCCGTGCTGCGGCTCTCCGACAACCCGGTGCTGCGCGGCGTCTCCTGGACGTTCATCTGGGTCTTCCGCGGCACCCCGCTGCTCGTGCAGATCATCTTCTTCGGGTTCCTCGGCGCGCTGTTCCCCCGGATCACGCTCACCGTGCCGTTCACCGGCACCGTCCTGTTCGACCGCCCCACCAGCGTGGTGGTCACCGGCACCGTCGCCGCCGTGCTCGCGCTGTCGCTCAACGAGATGGCGTACGCGGCCGAGGTGATCCGCGGCGGCATCCTGGCCGTCGACGACGGGCAGACCGAGGCCGCCGCCGCGCTCGGCATGGGACCCACGCTCACCCTGCGCCGGGTGGTGCTGCCCCAGGCCATGCGCGTGATCATCCCGCCGATGGGCAACGAGACCATCACCATGCTCAAGTCGACGGCGCTCGTGTCGATCATCGCCGGACGGGACCTGATGACCGCCGTGCAGAGCGTCTACCAGAACAACTACAAGGTGATCCCGCTGCTCCTGGTGGCGGCGATCTGGTACCTCGCCCTGGTCAGCCTCCTCTCCGCCGGCCAGTGGCTGGTCGAGCGGCGGTTCGGCCGCGGCTTCGCCCGGGGAGGCGTGCGATGA
- a CDS encoding amino acid ABC transporter ATP-binding protein, translating into MTAMVLAEGVTKRFGPVEVLKGIDLTVAPGEVACLLGPSGSGKSTFLRCVNHLERIDGGQLRVDGELVGYRRQGDKLHELKAREVAVRRRDIGMVFQRFNLFPHLTALGNVTEAPVRVLRTPRGRAREEAMRLLDRVGLAERAHHYPGQLSGGQQQRVAIARALAMRPKLMLFDEPTSALDPELVGEVLDVMKGLAADGMTMVVVTHEMGFAREVADQVAFLDDGVVVEAGPPDEVLGRPRHERTRAFLDKVL; encoded by the coding sequence ATGACGGCGATGGTCCTGGCCGAGGGCGTGACCAAGCGGTTCGGCCCGGTCGAGGTGCTCAAGGGCATCGACCTGACCGTGGCCCCCGGCGAGGTGGCCTGCCTGCTCGGCCCCTCCGGCTCCGGCAAGTCGACGTTCCTGCGCTGCGTCAACCACCTGGAGCGCATCGACGGCGGGCAGCTCCGGGTCGACGGCGAGCTGGTCGGCTACCGCCGCCAGGGCGACAAGCTGCACGAGTTGAAGGCCCGCGAGGTGGCCGTGCGCCGCCGCGACATCGGCATGGTGTTCCAGCGGTTCAACCTGTTCCCGCACCTCACCGCGCTCGGCAACGTCACCGAGGCGCCGGTGCGGGTGCTGCGCACCCCGCGCGGGCGGGCCCGCGAGGAGGCGATGCGGCTGCTCGACCGCGTCGGGCTGGCCGAGCGCGCGCACCACTACCCGGGTCAGCTCTCCGGCGGCCAGCAGCAGCGGGTGGCGATCGCCCGGGCGCTGGCCATGCGCCCGAAACTGATGCTCTTCGACGAGCCCACCTCCGCGCTCGACCCGGAGCTGGTCGGCGAGGTGCTCGACGTGATGAAGGGCCTCGCCGCCGACGGCATGACCATGGTGGTGGTGACCCACGAGATGGGCTTCGCCCGCGAGGTCGCCGACCAGGTCGCGTTCCTCGACGACGGCGTGGTGGTCGAGGCCGGCCCGCCGGACGAGGTGCTCGGCCGGCCCCGCCACGAGCGCACCCGCGCCTTCCTCGACAAGGTGCTCTGA